A single region of the Tachyglossus aculeatus isolate mTacAcu1 chromosome X1, mTacAcu1.pri, whole genome shotgun sequence genome encodes:
- the TCTA gene encoding T-cell leukemia translocation-altered gene protein, with product MGQSSRGRAEFRVPGAKGCDGLGSEGIEGRQGYGTSALAVESLRAGKPFGGRTDGRTAGPHAQDRQSGGGSAGGAGRDVRAPPYRTRSIATSSRMRGSPFLPQAPAWWERRAPGSRRLRSGRSLDRFGAGMAAPWLAPGWQALPSVVLGALDAMGREFWQEWETQDMRVTLFKLLLLWLVLSLVGIQLSWGVYGGIVTGLYHRPGKPPKTNLSKPIENDQRVGEQPALPLPGVTCPTNSGKAL from the exons ATGGGGCAGAGTAGTCGAGGTCGGGCCGAATTTCGAGTTCCGGGAGCGAAGGGTTGCGACGGGCTGGGATCCGAGGGGATTGAAGGGCGGCAGGGGTACGGTACTTCGGCAT TGGCCGTCGAGTCCCTCCGCGCCGGGAAACCGTtcggcgggcggacggacggacggacggccggcCCTCACGCACAAGACCGGCAGAGTGGCGGCGGGAgcgcgggcggggcggggcgggacgtGCGCGCTCCCCCCTACCGAACGCGCTCGa TTGCCACCTCTTCGCGCATGCGGGGTAGTCCGTTCCTTCCCCAGGCGCCTGCGTGGTGGGAGCGCCGAGCCCCGGGGAgtcggcgcctgcgcagtgggcGCTCCCTTGACAGGTTCGGGGCGGGTATGGCGGCCCCGTGGCTGGCCCCGGGGTGGCAGGCGCTGCCCTCGGTCGTGCTGGGCGCCCTGGAcgcaatggggagggagttctggcagGAGTGGGAAACGCAGGACATGCGGGTGACCCTCTtcaagctgctgctgctgtggctagTGCTCAGTCTCGTGGGGATCCAGCTGAGCTGGGGGGTCTACGGGGGCATCGTGACCGGCCTGTACCACCGCCCAg GGAAGCCTCCGAAAACGAATCTCTCAAAACCCATCGAGAATGACCAACGGGTGGGCGAGCAGCCCGCGCTTCCGCTCCCAGGAGTCACCTGCCCGACGAATTCTGGAAAGGCTCTCTAG